Proteins co-encoded in one Arachis stenosperma cultivar V10309 chromosome 7, arast.V10309.gnm1.PFL2, whole genome shotgun sequence genomic window:
- the LOC130940383 gene encoding trihelix transcription factor ENAP1-like, translated as MKRKKWSEQEEQTLLSKYSELLRSGTLAKLKTREKKFKPVADHVNSLHHHRDPSAFPFTWSWRDVSIKVQNMRHQYLGVKQKIQGLSPHSFNWSDGLNHWENFLYYKEVFGDIPSSSSIARNSSNSAVSLRSLGFSGSDDDIIDEDDDCDEDEEECECGGDDFDDDSAEEVRRIGGIGVRVLELREAVAKREERRREREFRREKEEAAAEREREKRRREGDDRGVEVEVESELEERRLRWARREVARRARLERELEEERRRRKRAEERMEEEEMEWRERMVAMQVEHEKQMMQMHVDACQNQMQILGIMARILCQFFGSGSDGLGGGGGSATGSGLAALPSQVLQNLQHTGELGNVKPDANSPSEFM; from the coding sequence ATGAAGCGCAAGAAGTGGTCGGAGCAGGAGGAACAAACCCTCCTATCCAAGTACTCTGAACTACTCCGCTCCGGCACCCTTGCTAAGCTCAAGACCCGCGAGAAGAAGTTCAAACCCGTCGCCGACCACGTCAACTCCCTCCACCACCATCGCGATCCCTCCGCCTTCCCTTTCACGTGGTCATGGCGCGACGTATCCATCAAGGTCCAGAACATGCGCCACCAGTACCTCGGCGTCAAGCAGAAGATCCAAGGTCTCTCGCCTCACTCTTTCAACTGGTCCGATGGTCTCAATCACTGGGAGAATTTTCTTTATTACAAGGAAGTCTTCGGCGATATTCCGTCGTCCTCTTCGATTGCGAGAAACAGTTCTAATTCTGCGGTTTCGTTGCGCAGCCTTGGATTTTCGGGTTCTgatgatgatattattgatgaagatgatgattgTGATGAGGATGAGGAGGAGTGTGAGTGCGGTGGTGATGATTTTGATGATGATTCCGCGGAAGAGGTGAGGCGGATTGGGGGTATCGGGGTTAGGGTTTTGGAGCTGAGGGAGGCGGTGGCGAAGAGGGAGGAGAGGAGGAGGGAGAGAGAGTTTCGGAGGGAGAAGGAGGAGGCAGCGGCGGAGAGAGAGCGGGAGAAGCGGAGGAGGGAGGGGGATGACAGAGGAGTTGAGGTGGAGGTGGAATCTGAATTGGAGGAGAGGCGGTTGCGGTGGGCGAGGAGGGAGGTGGCAAGGAGGGCGAGGCTGGAGAGGGAGCTGGAGGAGGAGCGGAGGCGGAGGAAGAGGGCGGAGGAGAGaatggaggaggaggagatgGAGTGGAGGGAGAGGATGGTGGCAATGCAGGTTGAGCATGAGAAGCAGATGATGCAGATGCATGTTGATGCTTGCCAGAACCAGATGCAGATCCTTGGGATCATGGCCAGGATACTATGCCAGTTCTTTGGCTCTGGGAGTGATGGATTGGGCGGTGGCGGCGGCAGCGCCACCGGCAGCGGCTTGGCAGCGTTGCCCTCTCAGGTGTTGCAGAATTTGCAACACACTGGGGAGTTGGGGAATGTAAAACCGGATGCTAATTCGCCTTCGGAATTTATGTAA